A window of Proteus columbae contains these coding sequences:
- a CDS encoding formylglycine-generating enzyme family protein produces the protein MKFNLSLLTLSFALLSSSFTASAKWDDKFVNPKALPDDVILPFPCEGSMVFRQVTIPLSQPLQDYSVTLGQEGDEWGYLEQSRAEHIAGSFPLKGKEKGRYYLMAKYPVTDLQYNAMQSVINGKECPVASNKLRLPKVNISWYEAMQFADQYNQWLRSKHPEALPVEDGAKGFARLPTETEWEFAARGGLKVSASEFRDMRFPMPEGTKNYIWSAGSQSANGSLQLTGLLSPNPLGLHDMLGNVAEMMFEPFRLNKLDRLHGQAGGFIVRGGSYLTPESDMRSSWRQEEPYYTNTGANKNKYTGFRLAIVAPALTSRDKIKEIEKEWQQLGNEKPANDKSKTNSDNSINSLNTLSTQVQDEALKKQLAELKNTLRANAQLRDEQRDQAIRTSLQLGAFLCTKLKDDGEFYDRLIALHEKNCPAGTKDATCERRQEQVNEHKKTLDFVVSYYADTLVDMATTYDASLVKPQIDVVHQLMEARGKSNLNTYLSTYMQGLQGYWANGKVSRNEWLEACKKQ, from the coding sequence GTGAAATTTAATTTATCGCTTCTAACTTTATCATTCGCGCTGTTATCTAGCAGTTTTACCGCATCTGCCAAATGGGACGATAAATTCGTTAACCCAAAAGCTTTGCCTGATGATGTGATCTTGCCCTTCCCTTGTGAAGGTTCAATGGTCTTTCGCCAAGTCACTATTCCATTAAGCCAACCGCTACAAGACTACAGCGTGACATTAGGGCAAGAAGGCGATGAATGGGGTTATTTAGAACAATCACGAGCAGAACATATTGCGGGTAGCTTTCCATTAAAAGGTAAAGAGAAAGGCCGTTACTACCTTATGGCAAAATACCCCGTTACCGATCTGCAATATAACGCCATGCAGAGCGTGATTAACGGTAAAGAGTGCCCTGTTGCTTCAAATAAATTACGTTTACCAAAAGTGAATATCAGTTGGTATGAAGCAATGCAATTTGCAGACCAATATAACCAATGGTTAAGAAGCAAACATCCCGAAGCACTCCCTGTTGAAGATGGCGCAAAAGGTTTTGCAAGATTACCGACAGAAACGGAGTGGGAATTCGCGGCGCGTGGTGGCTTAAAAGTGTCTGCCTCAGAATTTCGTGATATGCGCTTCCCGATGCCAGAAGGTACCAAAAACTATATTTGGTCTGCGGGCAGTCAATCTGCGAATGGCTCTTTACAGTTAACCGGTTTGTTATCGCCTAATCCACTAGGCTTACATGACATGCTCGGTAATGTCGCTGAAATGATGTTTGAACCCTTTAGATTAAACAAACTCGACCGCTTACATGGACAAGCTGGTGGCTTTATTGTGCGTGGTGGTAGTTATCTCACCCCAGAAAGCGATATGCGCAGTTCATGGCGTCAAGAAGAGCCTTATTACACCAATACCGGTGCAAATAAAAACAAATACACGGGCTTTCGTTTAGCGATTGTCGCGCCAGCATTGACATCGAGAGACAAAATCAAAGAGATCGAAAAAGAGTGGCAACAACTGGGCAATGAGAAGCCCGCTAACGATAAATCAAAAACCAATAGCGATAACTCGATTAATAGCCTAAATACGCTCTCAACCCAGGTGCAAGATGAAGCACTGAAAAAGCAGTTAGCTGAATTGAAAAATACATTACGCGCAAATGCCCAACTGCGTGATGAGCAACGAGATCAAGCTATCCGCACATCACTGCAATTGGGCGCATTTTTATGTACCAAATTAAAAGATGATGGCGAGTTCTACGACAGATTAATTGCATTACATGAAAAAAATTGTCCTGCGGGCACAAAAGATGCCACTTGCGAACGACGCCAAGAGCAAGTTAACGAACATAAGAAAACCCTCGACTTTGTCGTGAGTTATTACGCAGACACATTAGTGGATATGGCAACAACTTATGATGCCTCTTTGGTGAAACCACAAATTGACGTTGTACACCAATTGATGGAAGCCAGAGGAAAATCAAATTTAAATACGTACCTTTCAACGTATATGCAGGGACTCCAAGGATATTGGGCTAACGGTAAAGTTTCACGGAACGAATGGCTTGAAGCGTGCAAAAAACAATAA
- a CDS encoding Ail/Lom family outer membrane beta-barrel protein — protein sequence MKTKLLSTLFITGLLATSSVYAQNDFKLDKTTLSAGYAQVKMAGQNPIHGGVFSIRQEINSQFGILATTTYAQNEYDLNKSVNTFFKDVHARYYSVMAGPTIRLNDFISVYGTAGMSQIQFKSENSELKKLKKNAFSWGAGLIINPAEMISISLGYENSRFKFKDTDNRIVLDGFVANIGYRF from the coding sequence ATGAAAACAAAATTACTATCAACTTTATTTATTACTGGTTTATTGGCGACGTCTTCTGTCTATGCACAAAACGATTTTAAATTAGATAAAACCACACTTTCAGCAGGTTATGCTCAAGTCAAAATGGCAGGTCAAAACCCAATTCATGGTGGTGTTTTCTCTATTCGTCAAGAAATTAATTCACAATTTGGTATTTTAGCAACAACGACTTACGCCCAAAATGAATATGATTTAAACAAATCTGTTAATACTTTCTTTAAAGATGTTCATGCACGTTATTACTCTGTTATGGCTGGCCCGACAATCCGTTTAAATGATTTTATTAGTGTTTATGGCACCGCAGGTATGAGCCAAATTCAATTTAAATCTGAAAATTCAGAATTAAAAAAATTAAAGAAAAATGCATTTAGTTGGGGCGCAGGTTTAATCATTAATCCAGCAGAAATGATTTCTATTTCTCTTGGTTATGAAAATAGCCGTTTTAAATTTAAAGATACCGATAATCGCATTGTTTTAGATGGCTTCGTGGCCAATATTGGTTATCGTTTTTAA
- a CDS encoding GNAT family N-acetyltransferase, which yields MRSINYASLFSYDHQASLLQISHFLSDISALYPNFNYWLQYKFYQPSYENQRKIIIAHNGTALLGIALLKKSTYENKICTLYTSPFHQGQGIGSQLVDLSLQYFDSPDVLITVAQEKLIELAPILKSKGFVCTASIKGMYRPESTELFFNLR from the coding sequence GTGCGAAGTATCAATTATGCTTCTCTATTTTCGTATGATCACCAAGCCTCTCTGTTACAGATAAGCCACTTTTTAAGTGACATATCTGCGTTATATCCTAATTTTAATTACTGGCTCCAATATAAATTTTATCAGCCATCTTATGAAAATCAGCGAAAAATTATTATTGCCCATAATGGCACTGCGCTCTTAGGTATCGCTTTACTGAAAAAAAGTACCTATGAGAATAAAATTTGCACCCTTTACACTTCACCATTTCATCAAGGGCAAGGGATAGGTAGCCAATTGGTCGATTTATCATTGCAATACTTTGATTCACCAGATGTACTTATTACGGTTGCACAAGAAAAGTTGATAGAATTAGCACCTATTTTAAAATCAAAAGGTTTTGTTTGTACTGCGTCAATTAAAGGAATGTATAGACCAGAAAGTACAGAATTGTTTTTTAATTTAAGATAG
- a CDS encoding IS4-like element ISVsa5 family transposase — MCELDILHDSLYQFCPELHLKRLNSLTLACHALLDCKTLTLTELGRNLPTKARTKHNIKRIDRLLGNRHLHKERLAVYRWHASFICSGNTMPIVLVDWSDIREQKRLMVLRASVALHGRSVTLYEKAFPLSEQCSKKAHDQFLADLASILPSNTTPLIVSDAGFKVPWYKSVEKLGWYWLSRVRGKVQYADLGAENWKPISNLHDMSSSHSKTLGYKRLTKSNPISCQILLYKSRSKGRKNQRSTRTHCHHPSPKIYSASAKEPWVLATNLPVEIRTPKQLVNIYSKRMQIEETFRDLKSPAYGLGLRHSRTSSSERFDIMLLIALMLQLTCWLAGVHAQKQGWDKHFQANTVRNRNVLSTVRLGMEVLRHSGYTITREDSLVAATLLTQNLFTHGYVLGKL; from the coding sequence ATGTGCGAACTCGATATTTTACACGACTCTCTTTACCAATTCTGCCCCGAATTACACTTAAAACGACTCAACAGCTTAACGTTGGCTTGCCACGCCTTACTTGACTGTAAAACTCTCACTCTTACCGAACTTGGCCGTAACCTGCCAACCAAAGCGAGAACAAAACATAACATCAAACGAATCGACCGATTGTTAGGTAATCGTCACCTCCACAAAGAGCGACTCGCTGTATACCGTTGGCATGCTAGCTTTATCTGTTCGGGCAATACGATGCCCATTGTACTTGTTGACTGGTCTGATATCCGTGAGCAAAAACGGCTTATGGTATTGCGAGCTTCAGTCGCACTACACGGTCGTTCTGTTACTCTTTATGAGAAAGCGTTCCCGCTTTCAGAGCAATGTTCAAAGAAAGCTCATGACCAATTTCTAGCCGACCTTGCGAGCATTCTACCGAGTAACACCACACCGCTCATTGTCAGTGATGCTGGCTTTAAAGTGCCATGGTATAAATCCGTTGAGAAGCTGGGTTGGTACTGGTTAAGTCGAGTAAGAGGAAAAGTACAATATGCAGACCTAGGAGCGGAAAACTGGAAACCTATCAGCAACTTACATGATATGTCATCTAGTCACTCAAAGACTTTAGGCTATAAGAGGCTGACTAAAAGCAATCCAATCTCATGCCAAATTCTATTGTATAAATCTCGCTCTAAAGGCCGAAAAAATCAGCGCTCGACACGGACTCATTGTCACCACCCGTCACCTAAAATCTACTCAGCGTCGGCAAAGGAGCCATGGGTTCTAGCAACTAACTTACCTGTTGAAATTCGAACACCCAAACAACTTGTTAATATCTATTCGAAGCGAATGCAGATTGAAGAAACCTTCCGAGACTTGAAAAGTCCTGCCTACGGACTAGGCCTACGCCATAGCCGAACGAGCAGCTCAGAGCGTTTTGATATCATGCTGCTAATCGCCCTGATGCTTCAACTAACATGTTGGCTTGCGGGCGTTCATGCTCAGAAACAAGGTTGGGACAAGCACTTCCAGGCTAACACAGTCAGAAATCGAAACGTACTCTCAACAGTTCGCTTAGGCATGGAAGTTTTGCGGCATTCTGGCTACACAATAACAAGGGAAGACTCACTCGTGGCTGCAACCCTGCTTACTCAAAATCTATTCACACATGGTTACGTTTTGGGGAAATTATGA
- the gltS gene encoding sodium/glutamate symporter has product MILDASYTLLVACIALLIGMFVVKFTPFLQKNHIPEAVVGGFIVAIVLLIIDKTSGYSFTFDASLQSLLMLTFFSSIGLSSDFSRLIKGGKPLVLLTIAVTILIAIQNTVGMSMAVMMNESPFIGLIAGSITLTGGHGNAGAWGPILADKYGVTGAVELAMACATLGLVLGGLVGGPVARHLLKKVSIPKTTEQERDTIVEAFEQPSVKRKINANNVIETISMLIICIVVGGYISALFKDTFLQLPTFVWCLFVGIIIRNTLTHVFKHEVFEPTVDVLGSVALSLFLAMALMSLKFGQLASMAGPVLIIIAVQTVVMVLFACFVTFKMMGKDYDAVVISAGHCGFGMGATPTAIANMQTVTKAFGPSHKAFLVVPMVGAFIVDISNSILIKIFIEIGTYFT; this is encoded by the coding sequence ATGATCCTAGATGCCAGTTATACATTATTAGTCGCATGTATCGCGCTACTCATAGGAATGTTTGTCGTAAAATTTACCCCGTTCCTACAAAAAAACCACATACCAGAAGCCGTCGTTGGTGGCTTTATTGTTGCAATTGTTCTGTTAATTATTGATAAAACATCAGGTTATTCGTTTACTTTTGATGCTTCATTGCAAAGTTTATTAATGCTCACATTCTTTTCCTCTATCGGGCTAAGTTCTGACTTTTCTCGACTGATTAAAGGAGGAAAGCCGTTAGTTCTATTAACTATTGCAGTAACGATCCTAATCGCCATTCAAAATACTGTCGGCATGAGTATGGCTGTCATGATGAATGAAAGTCCATTTATTGGCTTAATTGCAGGTTCAATTACTCTAACAGGTGGTCATGGTAATGCCGGAGCATGGGGCCCTATTCTCGCTGATAAATATGGTGTAACAGGCGCCGTTGAATTAGCGATGGCTTGTGCAACACTTGGATTAGTGTTGGGTGGTTTAGTTGGCGGCCCTGTTGCCCGTCATCTTTTGAAAAAGGTCTCTATTCCTAAAACAACCGAGCAAGAGCGCGACACTATCGTTGAAGCTTTTGAGCAACCAAGCGTCAAAAGAAAAATCAATGCAAATAACGTTATTGAAACCATTTCAATGCTGATTATCTGTATTGTTGTTGGTGGCTATATCAGTGCATTGTTTAAAGATACTTTTCTGCAACTGCCTACTTTTGTCTGGTGTTTATTTGTCGGTATTATTATCCGTAATACACTGACTCATGTATTTAAACACGAAGTGTTTGAGCCGACCGTCGATGTATTAGGTAGCGTTGCTTTATCGCTTTTCTTGGCAATGGCGTTAATGTCATTAAAATTTGGTCAATTGGCAAGCATGGCAGGGCCAGTATTAATTATCATTGCTGTACAAACTGTTGTCATGGTGCTATTTGCCTGCTTTGTCACCTTCAAAATGATGGGCAAAGATTATGATGCTGTCGTGATCAGCGCGGGTCACTGTGGCTTTGGTATGGGAGCAACACCAACAGCAATTGCGAATATGCAAACAGTCACAAAAGCATTTGGACCATCACATAAAGCTTTCCTTGTCGTTCCTATGGTCGGTGCCTTTATTGTTGATATTTCAAACAGTATCTTAATTAAAATATTTATTGAAATTGGTACATACTTTACCTAA
- a CDS encoding antibiotic biosynthesis monooxygenase family protein, producing MIAVIFEVQIQPDQQTRYLTLAEELRPLLSHVAGFISIERFQSLATEGKMLSLSWWENEYAVLQWKNHVLHAKAQQEGRESIFDFYKISIAHITREYSFKKDKDNV from the coding sequence ATGATTGCTGTAATATTTGAGGTGCAAATACAACCCGACCAACAAACTCGCTATTTGACTTTAGCTGAGGAGTTAAGACCACTATTAAGTCATGTAGCTGGTTTTATTTCAATTGAACGTTTTCAAAGTCTAGCTACAGAAGGAAAAATGTTATCGCTATCTTGGTGGGAAAACGAATACGCAGTTCTGCAATGGAAAAATCATGTTTTACATGCGAAAGCTCAACAAGAAGGGCGAGAGTCAATATTTGATTTTTACAAAATTAGTATTGCTCATATTACTCGCGAATATTCATTTAAAAAGGACAAGGATAATGTTTGA
- a CDS encoding ArsR/SmtB family transcription factor, producing MANLIRKEVTFESSIAAIGAAMSDISRVKILSALMDGRAWTATELSSVANISASTASSHLSKLLDCQLITVVAQGKHRYFRLAGKDIAELMESMMGISLNHGVHAKVSTPVHLRKARTCYDHLAGEVAVKIYDSLCQQQWITENGSMITLSGIQYFHEMGIDVPSKHSRKICCACLDWSERRFHLGGYVGAALFSLYESKGWLTRHLGYREVTITEKGYAAFKTHFHI from the coding sequence ATGGCTAATTTAATACGAAAAGAGGTTACCTTTGAGTCCTCAATAGCCGCGATAGGGGCGGCTATGTCTGACATTTCACGAGTTAAAATACTCAGTGCTTTGATGGATGGGCGAGCTTGGACGGCCACTGAGCTAAGTTCTGTGGCGAATATATCAGCTTCAACGGCGAGCAGTCATTTATCTAAATTATTAGATTGCCAGCTAATCACAGTAGTAGCTCAAGGCAAGCATCGTTATTTTCGGCTAGCAGGAAAAGATATTGCTGAATTGATGGAAAGTATGATGGGGATCTCCTTAAACCATGGCGTACATGCCAAAGTTTCCACGCCAGTGCATTTACGAAAAGCACGTACTTGCTATGATCATTTAGCTGGCGAAGTTGCCGTTAAGATCTATGATTCCCTTTGTCAACAGCAATGGATCACTGAAAATGGTTCAATGATCACATTAAGTGGTATTCAATATTTTCATGAAATGGGAATTGACGTTCCTTCCAAACATTCACGTAAAATCTGTTGTGCGTGTTTAGATTGGAGTGAACGCCGTTTCCATTTAGGTGGGTACGTTGGAGCCGCATTATTTTCGCTTTATGAATCTAAAGGGTGGTTAACTCGACATCTTGGTTACCGTGAAGTTACCATCACGGAAAAAGGTTATGCTGCTTTTAAGACCCACTTTCACATTTAA
- the tetR(B) gene encoding tetracycline resistance transcriptional repressor TetR(B) — MSRLDKSKVINSALELLNEVGIEGLTTRKLAQKLGVEQPTLYWHVKNKRALLDALAIEMLDRHHTHFCPLEGESWQDFLRNNAKSFRCALLSHRDGAKVHLGTRPTEKQYETLENQLAFLCQQGFSLENALYALSAVGHFTLGCVLEDQEHQVAKEERETPTTDSMPPLLRQAIELFDHQGAEPAFLFGLELIICGLEKQLKCESGS; from the coding sequence ATGTCTAGATTAGATAAAAGTAAAGTGATTAACAGCGCATTAGAGCTGCTTAATGAGGTCGGAATCGAAGGTTTAACAACCCGTAAACTCGCCCAGAAGCTAGGTGTAGAGCAGCCTACATTGTATTGGCATGTAAAAAATAAGCGGGCTTTGCTCGACGCCTTAGCCATTGAGATGTTAGATAGGCACCATACTCACTTTTGCCCTTTAGAAGGGGAAAGCTGGCAAGATTTTTTACGTAATAACGCTAAAAGTTTTAGATGTGCTTTACTAAGTCATCGCGATGGAGCAAAAGTACATTTAGGTACACGGCCTACAGAAAAACAGTATGAAACTCTCGAAAATCAATTAGCCTTTTTATGCCAACAAGGTTTTTCACTAGAGAATGCATTATATGCACTCAGCGCTGTGGGGCATTTTACTTTAGGTTGCGTATTGGAAGATCAAGAGCATCAAGTCGCTAAAGAAGAAAGGGAAACACCTACTACTGATAGTATGCCGCCATTATTACGACAAGCTATCGAATTATTTGATCACCAAGGTGCAGAGCCAGCCTTCTTATTCGGCCTTGAATTGATCATATGCGGATTAGAAAAACAACTTAAATGTGAAAGTGGGTCTTAA
- the tet(B) gene encoding tetracycline efflux MFS transporter Tet(B), with translation MNSSTKIALVITLLDAMGIGLIMPVLPTLLREFIASEDIANHFGVLLALYALMQVIFAPWLGKMSDRFGRRPVLLLSLIGASLDYLLLAFSSALWMLYLGRLLSGITGATGAVAASVIADTTSASQRVKWFGWLGASFGLGLIAGPIIGGFAGEISPHSPFFIAALLNIVAFLVVMFWFRETKNTRDNTDTEVGVETQSNSVYITLFKTMPILLIIYFSAQLIGQIPATVWVLFTENRFGWNSMMVGFSLAGLGLLHSVFQAFVAGRIATKWGEKTAVLLGFIADSSAFAFLAFISEGWLVFPVLILLAGGGIALPALQGVMSIQTKSHQQGALQGLLVSLTNATGVIGPLLFAVIYNHSLPIWDGWIWIIGLAFYCIIILLSMTFMLTPQAQGSKQETSA, from the coding sequence ATGAATAGTTCGACAAAGATCGCATTGGTAATTACGTTACTCGATGCCATGGGGATTGGCCTTATCATGCCAGTCTTGCCAACGTTATTACGTGAATTTATTGCTTCGGAAGATATCGCTAACCACTTTGGCGTATTGCTTGCACTTTATGCGTTAATGCAGGTTATCTTTGCTCCTTGGCTTGGAAAAATGTCTGACCGATTTGGTCGGCGCCCAGTGCTGTTGTTGTCATTAATAGGCGCATCGCTGGATTACTTATTGCTGGCTTTTTCAAGTGCGCTTTGGATGCTGTATTTAGGCCGTTTGCTTTCAGGGATCACAGGAGCTACTGGGGCTGTCGCGGCATCGGTCATTGCCGATACCACCTCAGCTTCTCAACGCGTGAAGTGGTTCGGTTGGTTAGGGGCAAGTTTTGGGCTTGGTTTAATAGCGGGGCCTATTATTGGTGGTTTTGCAGGAGAGATTTCACCGCATAGTCCCTTTTTTATCGCTGCGTTGCTAAATATTGTCGCTTTCCTTGTGGTTATGTTTTGGTTCCGTGAAACCAAAAATACACGTGATAATACAGATACCGAAGTAGGGGTTGAGACGCAATCGAATTCGGTATACATCACTTTATTTAAAACGATGCCCATTTTGTTGATTATTTATTTTTCAGCGCAATTGATAGGCCAAATTCCCGCAACGGTGTGGGTGCTATTTACCGAAAATCGTTTTGGATGGAATAGCATGATGGTTGGCTTTTCATTAGCGGGTCTTGGTCTTTTACACTCAGTATTCCAAGCCTTTGTGGCAGGAAGAATAGCCACTAAATGGGGCGAAAAAACGGCAGTACTGCTCGGATTTATTGCAGATAGTAGTGCATTTGCCTTTTTAGCGTTTATATCTGAAGGTTGGTTAGTTTTCCCTGTTTTAATTTTATTGGCTGGTGGTGGGATCGCTTTACCTGCATTACAGGGAGTGATGTCTATCCAAACAAAGAGTCATCAGCAAGGTGCTTTACAGGGATTATTGGTGAGCCTTACCAATGCAACCGGTGTTATTGGCCCATTACTGTTTGCTGTTATTTATAATCATTCACTACCAATTTGGGATGGCTGGATTTGGATTATTGGTTTAGCGTTTTACTGTATTATTATCCTGCTATCGATGACCTTCATGTTAACCCCTCAAGCTCAGGGGAGTAAACAGGAGACAAGTGCTTAG
- the tetC gene encoding tetracyline resistance-associated transcriptional repressor TetC encodes MENKNHQQENFKSTYQSLVNSARILFVEKGYQAVSIDEISGKALVTKGAFYHHFKNKKQLLSACYKQQLIMIDAYITTKTDLTNGWSALESIFEHYLDYIIDNNKNLIPIQEVMPIIGWNELEKISLEYITGKVNAIVSKLIQENQLKAYDDDVLKNLLNGWFMHIAIHAKNLKELADKKGQFIAIYRGFLLSLKDK; translated from the coding sequence ATGGAAAATAAAAATCATCAACAAGAAAATTTTAAGAGTACCTATCAATCACTGGTTAACTCAGCACGAATATTGTTTGTTGAAAAAGGCTATCAAGCTGTTTCAATAGATGAGATCTCGGGAAAAGCGTTGGTGACCAAAGGTGCCTTTTATCATCACTTTAAAAATAAAAAACAATTACTCAGTGCCTGTTATAAGCAGCAATTAATTATGATTGATGCCTACATCACAACAAAAACTGATTTAACAAATGGTTGGTCTGCCTTAGAAAGTATATTTGAACATTATCTTGATTATATTATTGATAATAATAAAAACCTTATCCCTATCCAAGAAGTGATGCCTATCATTGGTTGGAATGAACTTGAAAAAATTAGCCTTGAATACATTACTGGTAAGGTAAACGCCATTGTCAGCAAATTGATCCAAGAGAACCAACTTAAAGCTTATGATGATGATGTGCTTAAAAACTTACTCAATGGCTGGTTTATGCATATCGCAATACATGCGAAAAACCTAAAAGAGCTTGCCGATAAAAAAGGCCAATTTATTGCTATTTACCGCGGCTTTTTATTGAGCTTGAAAGATAAATAA
- a CDS encoding IS4-like element ISVsa5 family transposase gives MCELDILHDSLYQFCPELHLKRLNSLTLACHALLDCKTLTLTELGRNLPTKARTKHNIKRIDRLLGNRHLHKERLAVYRWHASFICSGNTMPIVLVDWSDIREQKRLMVLRASVALHGRSVTLYEKAFPLSEQCSKKAHDQFLADLASILPSNTTPLIVSDAGFKVPWYKSVEKLGWYWLSRVRGKVQYADLGAENWKPISNLHDMSSSHSKTLGYKRLTKSNPISCQILLYKSRSKGRKNQRSTRTHCHHPSPKIYSASAKEPWVLATNLPVEIRTPKQLVNIYSKRMQIEETFRDLKSPAYGLGLRHSRTSSSERFDIMLLIALMLQLTCWLAGVHAQKQGWDKHFQANTVRNRNVLSTVRLGMEVLRHSGYTITREDLLVAATLLAQNLFTHGYALGKL, from the coding sequence ATGTGCGAACTCGATATTTTACACGACTCTCTTTACCAATTCTGCCCCGAATTACACTTAAAACGACTCAACAGCTTAACGTTGGCTTGCCACGCATTACTTGACTGTAAAACTCTCACTCTTACCGAACTTGGCCGTAACCTGCCAACCAAAGCGAGAACAAAACATAACATCAAACGAATCGACCGATTGTTAGGTAATCGTCACCTCCACAAAGAGCGACTCGCTGTATACCGTTGGCATGCTAGCTTTATCTGTTCGGGCAATACGATGCCCATTGTACTTGTTGACTGGTCTGATATTCGTGAGCAAAAACGACTTATGGTATTGCGAGCTTCAGTCGCACTACACGGTCGTTCTGTTACTCTTTATGAGAAAGCGTTCCCGCTTTCAGAGCAATGTTCAAAGAAAGCTCATGACCAATTTCTAGCCGACCTTGCGAGCATTCTACCGAGTAACACCACACCGCTCATTGTCAGTGATGCTGGCTTTAAAGTGCCATGGTATAAATCCGTTGAGAAGCTGGGTTGGTACTGGTTAAGTCGAGTAAGAGGAAAAGTACAATATGCAGACCTAGGAGCGGAAAACTGGAAACCTATCAGCAACTTACATGATATGTCATCTAGTCACTCAAAGACTTTAGGCTATAAGAGGCTGACTAAAAGCAATCCAATCTCATGCCAAATTCTATTGTATAAATCTCGCTCTAAAGGCCGAAAAAATCAGCGCTCGACACGGACTCATTGTCACCACCCGTCACCTAAAATCTACTCAGCGTCGGCAAAGGAGCCATGGGTTCTAGCAACTAACTTACCTGTTGAAATTCGAACACCCAAACAACTTGTTAATATCTATTCGAAGCGAATGCAGATTGAAGAAACCTTCCGAGACTTGAAAAGTCCTGCCTACGGACTAGGCCTACGCCATAGCCGAACGAGCAGCTCAGAGCGTTTTGATATCATGCTGCTAATCGCCCTGATGCTTCAACTAACATGTTGGCTTGCGGGCGTTCATGCTCAGAAACAAGGTTGGGACAAGCACTTCCAGGCTAACACAGTCAGAAATCGAAACGTACTCTCAACAGTTCGCTTAGGCATGGAAGTTTTGCGGCATTCTGGCTACACAATAACAAGGGAAGACTTACTCGTGGCTGCAACCCTACTAGCTCAAAATTTATTCACACATGGTTACGCTTTGGGGAAATTATGA
- the chbG gene encoding chitin disaccharide deacetylase — protein sequence MAGLLIVNADDFGLSKGQNYGIAECFRHGVVSSTTALVNAEGIKHAAQLRHELPGLGVGLHFTLTMGKPLSPLSSLTREGVLGKWVWQMAEEGNLPLDEIRVELRAQYQRFIEIFGCEPDHIDSHHHVHMFKQIFPIVAEFAKEKSLPMRVDRPLAQKEGIDTQGVISSEGFDSQFYGDEITQALFLKVLDESKARREHSLEVMTHPAFIDNSLRASGYCFQRLTELEVLTDITLKQAIVERGYQLGTYQDLIK from the coding sequence ATGGCTGGTTTATTAATTGTGAATGCGGATGATTTCGGGCTAAGTAAAGGTCAAAACTACGGTATTGCAGAGTGTTTTCGTCATGGCGTGGTTAGCTCAACAACGGCACTTGTCAATGCTGAAGGAATTAAACATGCAGCACAATTGCGTCATGAGTTGCCTGGATTAGGTGTTGGGCTTCATTTTACGTTGACGATGGGTAAACCGCTGTCTCCTTTATCTTCTTTAACGCGTGAAGGTGTGCTAGGGAAATGGGTCTGGCAAATGGCAGAAGAGGGCAATTTGCCACTTGATGAAATACGTGTTGAGCTTAGAGCGCAATATCAGCGTTTTATTGAGATCTTTGGTTGTGAACCAGACCATATTGATAGCCATCATCATGTGCATATGTTCAAGCAAATTTTTCCTATTGTGGCGGAATTTGCCAAAGAAAAATCGTTACCGATGCGAGTTGATAGACCTTTAGCGCAAAAAGAAGGCATTGATACTCAAGGTGTGATCAGTAGTGAGGGTTTCGATAGCCAGTTTTATGGTGATGAAATCACACAGGCTTTATTTTTAAAGGTGCTTGATGAATCAAAAGCACGTCGTGAGCACTCTCTTGAAGTGATGACACATCCTGCTTTTATTGACAATTCGTTACGTGCAAGTGGTTATTGCTTTCAGCGCTTAACGGAGCTTGAAGTATTAACAGATATCACGTTAAAACAAGCAATTGTGGAACGAGGTTATCAGCTAGGCACTTACCAAGATTTAATAAAATGA